A region of the bacterium genome:
ACGCCACTGATAGAAAAAGCAAAAGAAGAGTTCGTCGTCAACCGCAACGACCTTATCGGCAACTTCATCAGCTTCAATTTCTGCGGAATCGAAACCGATCCGATTCTCTTCCAAGCAGCCCGCATAATCACCCGCCTTTCCGGGTTCGAAGACGTTTATATAGTCAACCGCGATTTCCTTACGGAGCTTCCCGAAATTTTCGGTCAGCCGCCGAATCCCGAAAACGACATTGACCTTCTTTTCCAGGTCATTTTGGGCAACCTTACGTTCCGCGGCGAGCAAAGCTTGGTAAATAATTTTGTCGCGAATTACATCGACCAGGCTTGCAGAATTGTGGCGGCGGACGGGCGAATCGGGTTTTTCGTCAACTGGGATTTCCTCCAGCTGCTCGAAGGACACGAGTTTCTGGATATGATTCTGTCTAGGCAGTATTTCAAGGCGATTTTAAGGCTGCCCGCAATTCAGAGCGACATTGAACCCGCGCTTGTCGTCATCGAGCCGAGGGAAGCGGAAGAGATTCCGGACACGCTGTTTGCCGTAATTAATTCGAGTTCCGACATTCCCAAAGTTTTGGCCGCGCTTCAGGGAAGCGAGGCATCCGATTTCGTCAGACGGATTCCCGCCAAGGGATTTTCGGAAATATTTCGCTAACCTGGATTTCGCAGATATTTTTGCTTTGAGTTACGCCTGGGTGCGAGAATGTCGGAGATTGATAAGCAAATCGAGCAGTGCCTGAGTCTCCAGATTTCACAGGACTGGATGGAGGCGAAATTCAAGTGTCTTTCCGAACCCGCGGGATTTACCAAAGAAGATTTGCGTGCATATCTATCCGAGCGCATGGTGACTCAAGGTGTTTTGGAAAACGGCCTTGAGGAAGCGCTTAAGCTTGCACCGGGGAATACGGCGATCGTCGCAAAAGGCACGCCGGTTCAAGCCACCGTACAGCCGAGGATAGATTATTTCTTTCCTTTGACGGAAGACGTCGAAGTCGCGGAAAAGTCCGATGGCAGCGTTGATTTTCGCGAAATAGGGCGGTTCAACAACTTCGAAGCCGGGGCGATTCTCGCGATCAAAACGCCCGGACGGGAGGGCGTTCAAGGAATGGACATCCGCGGGAAGTGCATCGAGCCGGAAAAGCTGAAGGATATAAAAATTCCCGTCGGCAAAATGGTCGAGTTGTCCGAGGACGGGACGCAGGCGCTCGCAAAATCGGGAGGCCATGCATGCCGGGTGGACGGAAAAATCACGATACTTTCACGCATCCAAATTCCCGGCGATATAGACTATTCAACAGGAAACATCAGATTTCTGGGCGATGTGGACGTCGCGGGCAACATACTCGCCGGATTTCAGCTTGAAGTGGGCGGCACGCTTACCGTGCGCGAAAACATCGAAAATGCAACCATCCGCGTGGGCAAAGATTTGATCGTAAACGGCACGGTTTTCGGAAAAAGCGGGACAGTCATTGTGGTTAACGGCAACGCTTCGTTTCGCGAAGTGGATTCGGCCGCATTGGACGTGATGGGTGATTTGGTTGTCAAAAACGCAATCAGGCATTCGACGATTCGCTGCGGAGGCAATATCGAAATAACATCCAAAAACGGGGTGATAGTCGGCGGCGAGGTTTCCGCTCTCCGCACTATCAAAGCGGCGAATCTGGGCAGCAACATGGGAACGCTGACAAGAATCACGGTTGGAACAAATCCGTTCATCCACCAGGAAATAGATCAAATCGAAAAGCGCCTGGAAGTGCTGCGCACCAAACTTTCGCAGGTAGATACTCATCTGCAGTTGATGGATAAAAAAGTTGCCAAGGGGGATGCCAGTCCAACCTTACAGGAATTGCATTCCAAACTTACTTCCGCCAAAGCGACGTTGAAGAAGGAGATAGCGGCCTGCGAAAGCAGTTCGAACGAGCTGCGGCAGAAGCTGGTGGAGCTGGGAACCGCCCACGTCGAAGTTCAGGATACGTTATACAGCGGCGTGGTAATCACGGTTCGCCGCTCCAAGGCGAGAACGTACGACGAGCACCGCCGCGTCCGGGCCGAGGAAGAGGCGGGGGAAGTCAAGTTCTTCCCCATTTAGAGTTTAAGGAAAGGATTCGCCGCTTGATTCCGCTGACAGATACGCATTGCCACCTTTACCGCGAATACTTTAACGATTTGCCGGAGGTAATCGCGCGCATGCGGGAGCGGGGCGTGTCGCTTGCGCTGGTTCCTGGTTACGATATCGCGACCAGCAAGGAGGCGCTGGAACTGGCTTCCAGGGAGCCGGGATTGCTTGCCGCGGCGGGGATTCATCCCACTGCCGACTTTTCAAAGCTCAAGCGGGATATGACGGAGTTGGAACGCATCTGTTCCGAA
Encoded here:
- a CDS encoding DUF342 domain-containing protein, producing MSEIDKQIEQCLSLQISQDWMEAKFKCLSEPAGFTKEDLRAYLSERMVTQGVLENGLEEALKLAPGNTAIVAKGTPVQATVQPRIDYFFPLTEDVEVAEKSDGSVDFREIGRFNNFEAGAILAIKTPGREGVQGMDIRGKCIEPEKLKDIKIPVGKMVELSEDGTQALAKSGGHACRVDGKITILSRIQIPGDIDYSTGNIRFLGDVDVAGNILAGFQLEVGGTLTVRENIENATIRVGKDLIVNGTVFGKSGTVIVVNGNASFREVDSAALDVMGDLVVKNAIRHSTIRCGGNIEITSKNGVIVGGEVSALRTIKAANLGSNMGTLTRITVGTNPFIHQEIDQIEKRLEVLRTKLSQVDTHLQLMDKKVAKGDASPTLQELHSKLTSAKATLKKEIAACESSSNELRQKLVELGTAHVEVQDTLYSGVVITVRRSKARTYDEHRRVRAEEEAGEVKFFPI